GTGCAATACATACAAAGGATCTGGCGCGACCAATCGGATCGCTGAATCTTTATCAATGTATCATTAGTCGAATTTGATGGAGACTTTAGATCTCATGAACAAAGAACGAAACCAAGTGGAAATTATGAAAGTTAAGTTTCTGGAAATGACCACCAAATAATGTTGACTCCCATATCACCTATAATGGTGCTATgtagaaatatcgaaaaaaagACTTGATAGAAAACCCGAGGATTGTAACTGATGATTATAGCACAAGAAGATTGTGGTCAAATATCTAATTTATGATAATtgcttttcatttcaaatatttctttcattgtCATTGTAAATGAAACGGATTCTATTGATATTCATTAACTGACTGATTTCCCTGATAAACCTGAAGTGGTTAATTTCATTGTGCACCAAAGAAAACGTTAAACGTTAGATTTTGagtaacatttcattaccAGCATCAGCTCCAATCTACAGCCTACTGTTGACGTTAAACTCTTACAATACAATACCATACATAAGGGATCAatatatatctaaaatatataagcTTTTTTGTTTATCAatctaaaaagaattaacagatataaaacattataaaaaaCATAAGTTGAAATTTGGGGACCAAAATGGCACCACGCGCCATTTCAGAAATCCTTCCTTCTCGTAATGTCTACATCCTCGAATACCCTACTACTGCCCACATGTGGATTCTGAGTCTCCCAAGCAAATAAAGGTGCGCCCCCATTTGGATATTCTGACTCATTAGAATGGAGGGACAATTTTGTGCCTGAAAAACTcctaaatattgatttatattacaacgttaaattattatttcgtCGAATAAAGTGGTTAATAAAGTGTTTTAGCGATTTGATTCAATAATTCCCTGATACGGATATTTTGCGGCTCCTGCCCCGACACAGATATTCCCGGTTTGGATATAAGAGCGCACTGCCGCGATATGGAGCTACCCTTACCTCGATTGATCAGTATTGAATGTCTATACTCAGATCCAGAGAAGGGTAGCTCCGAGTGTATACAAATCGCGGCATCCATGTAGAACAAATGGTGTGGGCTGGGTGCTCCCCTTTGATCAGATGAACGGATTAAAACGGATTTTCACGGAAGAAAAATTCCCAGAAACAATTTTATTTCCATGAAAAGCAATTTAATCCATGCCCAAACCAGGCGGCGGCCGACGAATTTCTACCAGTTGTGAAGGTGCATGGCTTTTTCTAAGAATTTTAATACCGCGACACTACCATTACAAGCATGGATTGTAAACTGCTGGTACCCAGGTTTTTCAGCCAGAGTACTGCTGATACTAATTTGAAGTAAAGCGTGCACTGTAAGCCAATATGTCAATATTGCGAATAaactttataaatatcaaattctcaattaaaccGTTGCAAGAActatctgaaaaaaatgtttatataaatTGAGTAATCTGATCTGTTGTACACCGTATCTTATCACGATGAATACATCGTCGGAAACTTTCACTCTACTCTCACCGGCGCCACTCGGCTTCCTGATGGTCGGTATCATCGGGACGTTGGCGAATTCACTGGTCATAGTAGTTTTCATCAGCGTTCCATCGATGTTATTGAAACTTACAAACATCTATATCTTGAATCAATCGCTAATTGACGGGACTTTGTCCATAATTCTGATCGGCACGAGCGTCCGCGAACATATGATGTTCGCACCGAGCGACTTCGACGGCAAAGTGTTGTTTTGCCGGCTTATTTTGTCTCGCGTATTTCTATGGAGCTTGCTTTACAGTTCCAGCTACAATCTCGTCATCATGTCACTCGAAAAATACGTAGCTATCTGCCACCCTTTTAAACACGAGCGATTTTTTTCTCGGAGCCGGGTTTTCGTGACGCTGGTAATTGCTTGGATGTTCGGTTTAATATGGGGTATGCAGAACGCCATCACGACTGTTTACATCGACGGGCGATGTATGTTCAACTCCGTATGGCTGGGGCACTGGAAGGAGGCTTTCGCCTATATGAATTTACCCGTTCAACTGGTTGTTCCTGTCGCTGTCATGGGATATGTTTACATCGCTATCGCAAAAACAATTTCCAATAGCATGAAGGTAGGGTTGATAACTATAAGCCGAAATAATGTGGTTATcgtaacaatataaaaaataTCCTCGTCAAATTCTTCTCAGGAAACGTTTTTACGAACCACAATAGTAATTGAATTCGTGAGTTAACGATAATTTTTCCATCTTTGTGGCTGATCTTATACCCTTAAACATTGAGTAAAAACCTATTGTCATCCAGGCAAAGATTTTCATATAAGTGAACATCAAGACCGTCCTCTACTAGTAGAAGTTGTCGATTGATAGGTTTTTCCCATTTACTAAAATCCTCATGGAACAATCAtcatatataggcctaccaaCGACTCCCTATTCATTCACGTTCGATCAGTATTTTAGTCCTTTCAAAATTCGGGTGAACAGACTTTTGAAGCCTTTTGAGCTATAAGATGTATTTATCATTTATCTTGTACACACGAGTCAGTTCAAATTACACCCACATAGGTCACAACATAAATAACATACGaataaaaaatgtataaaagaCCATCTTTGGTTATTTCTTAGATAATGGGGAAAGTGAATGAGTTATTAGTTATCGGAGGCTCGCACTATTTGCTTTTATTTTTAACACAGGCTGTCGGTGAGACGACCGGAAGTGACGTTGACCACCGGAATTCGAAGTTGCAACGCGCGCAAAAGAATGTCATACGCACTTTGGTCAtcgtgtttatttcatttctgttCTGTTGGTCCTGGAACACGATATACATAACGATGTTTTATTTCCGCGTACCGGGCGTCAATCTGAATAACATCTTCTATTTCTCGACTGTAATCATCGCGTATTCTAACTCTAGTTGGAATCCGTTCATATATTGTTTCGCGTATGCCGAGTTTAAGAACGCTCTCTTGAAAGTGTTTTGCTGTGGATAAACCTGGCATACAACTTTTTGATATTACATTCGTCGCATTTTTTCTCCATCTCTAGAACACGACTGATTCTGAATTCCCTTCGAAAAAGGTGGAATTGTTCCTCTGCTCCTGTAggcaaaagaaaaaaaaccgtCGAAAGAGCTTAAGGAGCAGCCATACTTCTGGCTTCAGTCTTAATATACTATGCAGTATTGTTCACAACTATAGgatgttttcattattttaatttACTTCTACGGGTCGTAAATGTAGTTAATTGGACACGACTGCCATTGAACCCTGTGTTTAATCGAAACGTTAGAGGTTTGAGCAGAACAGTAGCAATATGAAATCGGTAATTAACGAGTTTAATATGAAGCGCAGTATATTCAGAGGATCTGGCGCGTTCAAAACGGATTGCTAAATTTCTATCAGCGTTGGAAATTTATTAGGCAGATATCGTACTCGAATTTGATGGAGATTTCATGGACGAAAACcagtggaaaaaaataatgagaAGCAAGGCCCAGTTCGCTTATTTAAGTTAAGCTCCTAGAAATTACCACCAAATGATGCTGATGCCCATATTATCTATACAATGATATGTAGACATATCTAGTTATAATGGTTATCAACGAACATGGCTGATAAACAACGTCATTCAGACGATTTTCATAACTCATATCCAAAATTCATTTTGCTAATGTGTAGGCTTGATGCCCGTTCCTCGAGTGTCCAGCTTGCTTTCATTCCAATAGGTCGAGTGCTGGTGCCAATGCGAACCACGTTTTCTCTTCGTCTATCATCCAAAGATTCTCCAGATTTGCCGATATAAATGTTATTCGCGATAGACCAACAACcatgaaataatgtttttatttgaaatgtataaatgtaatgtatatttcattgctGAAAATCTCATAACGATAAAGAATggaaacattgaaatacatcgactgtcaaaatattttttccgcCATCCATGGGTTTAAATTAAAAGTACAACGTTATTCAAATGATTCACGAAGAGGTGTATAGCCCGCTAGGGTTCTGTATTGGTGTCTAGACAAACCAAATTACACCGAACCCCACCTGGGCATCGTTTCAATAAGTAGCTTTGTATGTCTTTGATGGTATCTTTTTTGAGTGGAGGAAAATGTGTGAGAAATTCAACCCTCTTAAAAACACATCTCTCCAAAAAGCCCTTCTCTAGAAAATTAACGCAATAAGTCGATGACCTCTAGCATGACAGTATTGAAATCGATATTAATAGTtattatatgaattagtttttCACTTTAAATTTTCACGCATTATCATATATTCTGAAATGATCACAACTGCAACTATCTCGAACTTCATTAACGTATAACCACAATTTTCCTCgatattgataaaaacattttccctAACAACCGCACAAGTACTATCGTTTTACGCCGTGATAGTCTTGACACCGCGGAGATCCTCTGCTACTTTCGATCGCTGCATGTAAAATGACGAGAAATGTATCCAATCTGAAAGGTGTGGAAGATCCGAACGAGATTATTGAGGCTCGCGCGAGCGCCACACGAAAATGACGACAGTTCGCGCTCGCTAATATTTTCTGCGACAAGTTTGGGACACTATTCGATAAAGGTATAGCCTCTTATCTCGTAATTAAAACCAATGCATCGATAGAATATCGATTTTTCAATCAAGCCGCGTTTAATTAATCGCTAGCAGCGGTAGTTAATGGGCGATTGGAAATGTGACCCGTAGTTCTCTTGATTCGAACACTCGATTCACGCACAAACGATGATCGGTTGTCGATTACTGCAGTTATTTTGCTATTATTACAAATAACGACGATGTTTATTGGCGGTAAAATATCGGCGATTCGTCTGCCGGCGGCGGCGGTTTTTTATTTGACGCTGTTCATCGTTGTTCGTTGTTGTAGCGCGCTTTCTATCAACTCGATTAATTCGGTGGACAAAGATTTCATACTGAAACATGCCACGAAAACAGGTGAGTAAATCGTGATCGGAATTTCATATAAACACAATCGTTATTTCACAAATTacattatttttatcaaattttcggGGGGTAACAACCCCCTTCCTCAGGATAGTTTCATTTTTGTTCTATGTCAATCTTATGTTTATCTTTCAAGAGTTTTTAGTTTGGCTTCCACGAAAGAAAAcatataaagatatttttccttatctattatttactttttctatgaaattcattctttttgtttgtaaagaaaaatatgaatatctgTGTAAAGTTTTTAGTCTGAGttccatgaaaaaaatgcatGTACATATATTCGGTAAATACCCTTAAGATCGCCCGCGATCTCACATGTTAAATATCTACCaaatatttgtgaatatttaGATACAACTTATGATAGtcattcaagattatatacatttgaattacaaaaacagaaaaacataCTCAGAATCTGGGTTGTAAAATTGCGCCGATTTATCTACCGTCGATAAAAACTGCTTTAAATGGTTTATTTATTGTATACGCGGAGAGCACGTATTTTCACCTAATACATCAGAATATGTtgtcgataagaaaacgtatTCACAATTATTAGGCCTATACGGCTTATTTCATACCGGAATAAACGAATAGGCTTTTCATGGCTGGGCATAACACTGGCGGGATAAAACAAAGAACTTAGAAATTAGCAGCCGATGTATAACCATGATTAGAACGCaccagtggaacctcgttacaacgaactcggAAATAACGATTCGTCGGATATCACAAATATAGAATCGCGTGCCCGAGTAAGatgattcaattcatttcatactggatatatcTATCGGtcataacgaacagattttctagtgacctgaagttcgttgtataAAGAGGTTCCACCAAATAATGTAGCACCGGCATGAAGCTGGGTGTGAAAAAATCAAGAACTGTCACagcaattttgtttttaatgtgAAGATATGCGTTCCTTCGACAAGTGGAAGTTTATCCAAAGTGTTTTGATTAAAATACGAAGCTTGTTAATACAATAGTCCTATTTCTGTTTGATCAAAAACAATATCTGCATCTACTAGTACTGCAGAAATTCTGTACTCAAATTGTCGCGCGTGTTGTCAATATGTTTGAAAACCGGTAAAATAAGATAGTTTTAAGGCGTCGCCGGGATTTTCAAAGGAGAAGAGGGTGCTCTGCTGGACATCGCTAAGGCCGATGAGTTGAATTACGGATTCTATAGACTTGAAACAATTGCGGAGGcaggaaaaaattaataaatgaaaaatatcatttttctcAAAACATAATTGCTTTACTTTGGAGGTCGTTTTGGGTGATTGAATAATaccaattttaatttttgcaaTCGACGCTATTTACTGACCGAACCCGAGAAATATATCCATAAGAACAGCATTGTCCACCGCAATTTGTTATGTATGATGTCTTAAGATGACGTGACAGTgtaaaaacattataaatatttatttctatttccatATTTATGCATAAAGATAAGGGGCGAcgggaaaaaaagaaaaaagaaaaattttgtTTCATCTAGAATCGGAAGGTTTTTGCGGCGGATCCGTAATCCGACTAATGATGAAAAACGGCCTTGGAAGTTTTTTTACAACTAGTCTGATTTTCATGCATTTTTGGCGTTTTTAGGCACTTCTTAACCACCTCTCATCTACGTATCAAAATGTACCGTGTAGTTTGAAAAGTGCctttgaaaaactgaaaataaataatacgTAGGAAATTTACCCAAGGGGGCGCCCTATAGCACCCTATGAACCCTTCCccctctggatccgcgcctgatcAGGAGATGCGTGTCTTTTATCCCAAAAGCTTTACCTACTTGTAACAGAATATGCCACACGACTGTCGGAATACCAGTCTGTAAAGAGGTTCTGTTTAATAGACATAGAAAACCAGCTATCATCGCAGCTACCGCGTTACGTACGCATtatcatttcatgatttttgtaTAGGATTAATCATTGTGTATATGAATGACTGTAAGTTCAGTATTTCGGAATTTGAAGGCAACGTCGACTTTCGAGCAAAAAACGAAGATTAGCAATATCTTGATAAACAACCCGGTCGGTATACCCAGTTTTcggaaagatttcttcaattctGGTTAAGGATCGATATCGTGGCGAAAATGGGCTATATTCTAGCGGTGTTCAAATGAAGGaaattctaagttttataTCTGGTAAAGGAGCGACAGGAATTAACGAGAATGTTAGCCGAGCACCGATTGGTAATAACTGTATTGATGTTGATAATATTGTGTCGGTCGGGAATTATTAGCAAGGCTGTGCCATCGAAGTCCATGAAATCACAGGGTAATTATCAACAATTTCTGTAAAAAAAAGATGTTGGCGTATCAGAGAAAGTAACTACAATCTTATATTCGAAATTCATACTGATAAATTCATGACATTCACAGGCTTCTTCCAGACTTAAAATATAcgaaattgacaaaatttcgAGGTAGGGTACAATTGGTATTACAGACACGTACAGCATACACGTTTCTGGTCTTTATATTATAGATTTGTACGTTAACGATAAATATCGCTGTACGGTATTTGaacaattatcaatatttttagttGTGGCTGCTTTTAATGCATTTAAAGTCGATCTCAAATATTTACTTTGGCCAATGATATCATGTATGTTTTCGTTCAATTAAAGCTCGATTTTCGATAAGTCTACGCGTCGGGTAGAAGTGTATCCCGCAATATTTTTCTATCGAAATCTTAGATATCAATATTCAGGCGGAGCATAGCCTGACAATCCTCGGGGGCCGTGTTTAGGCCAACCACATGGTGGTGGAGAACGGTGTCATCTCCGATACTCCAAGCGAATCAAAAGTCGTAAATCAAacgaattttcacattttagtCACAAACAAATTATTCTACCTCGCAGTACCAAAATGCGGTGTAAAAGCCAGTTTTTGGATCTTCTAGTCCAAATCGTTGATCAGATCAAAGGATTTAGTTAGACAGCTGCAGATACAATATACAACTCGTATATTTGATAACTTATGTACTTATCAGAGATAGGAATGATGGATTTCCTAAATAAATATGCACGATTGCTATGCATGTTATAGTCAAGTTAAACCTATAGTTCCCCCAATCCAGTCGCTTGCCGAATCAGGCTGGTCGggagattgtttgaatgaagaaACGGAACCCAAGTTTCCAAGCATGtatttcgatttaaacaaaaagttctgtaaattcgaccaCCGAATTTCGGTCCCGTCAGATTTATTgaggtttgtaagggacactaaatcaaataaaccaataaataaatcacatgGTCAATgcctatttcaaaatagagGAAAAAAACCATAGTCTTAGCTAGGTAATCTCTGCCAGCGTATACAAATACGGTGCGGGGTGGCCTAACATAATGTTCAGCAGTGATATATGAAATGGTACGTTGACATCGGCGCCGGAAACAACAGCGTTTAGCTACGTATATATCGCGATATTTATTATGAAGGAAATATCagatttattgaatttcatattAATTTGAACGTGTAGTAAACGGTCGCAATCGTCGAAGGTATTGTGCGCAGACGTTGGAAGCAGATAGGTTACCAGCACAGACTTAATTACCCCATTTGGAGTTCACTAGATTGTGTCATTAAGGGGCCCAGGAGGCTTCAATGTGAAGTAAAGAGCAGCATCGAGGTTGATTCAATTCTAAATGTGATTCctgatatatgtatttatatatttattactatattcatatatacacCACCAGTCCTATAATATTCCTATACCGATTTATTACACGCGTTAAACAGTATTTCACACCCCGAATCGATAATTGAtagaataaaccattttacagttgctagcgaccattttgttagggtacttatGTATTGTTTggtcattttttttctattttttaacAACATTTGCGACgcatgttttatcatttttcaccTGTCCccggatggattttgacagttttagcAACATTTAAACGgcgtgaatctctagtttcCAGTTATGTGAAATTCGCTTCTCAAAACTGTTACAATGCGGCGTGGGAGCGATATTAAAACCAGTGGCCGATTTTTGCCACACGCGTATAAATTCAGGGTACTCAACAACATGAATGGGGCACTAACATATTGGATATTTGACGGTGCTAGTGCGAAAAATGTTGGGGGTCCCTCTTGCCTTGTCTTGTCCTGAATTGTAGTATTGACAGTAGTTATAACTTGGGGCTACTATAAATTGGGTATTTACTATGTATTACTTTTCAAAGAGGCAATCTCCGAGTCAGTAAATTGATGACGGGGTTGCCTGCGAGACCAAGTATGCCATCTTAGCCAGTCTGGCAGTATTTGGTGTGATGAAGCAATgggtaaaatatttttgtgtCTAGAAATGCTAAACGTCTGGAACTCGATTCATACTCGGCCAACTCATACAAGTAGCCACTTATACCAATATTCCGATAGCCGGAGATAATCCCGCTCTCATAAATCAATAATATACGAACACACAGATGATAGACAGTTCCTCTTTACCCCAAAACCGATCTGAGAGATCcgtcgaaattgaaaaagaaatgcatattttcatgaatcgACACTCCTGGGGATCAGAAAGATCGCTAGTCGGGTTCACGTCATCTGTTCAATGCGTATGAAATGAAGCCAATTTCCGCCCGAATATTCAAACAAGGTCGACTTTTGCTCCTTTAGATAAAAACCAGATCATTCAATACAGCGTTATTTCAGTATGCAAGTGTGATTTCCAGAAACAGATCTTTCGTTATCTATATTCCATACAAATATGATATCTCCAAAAAGCAAGCATCAaaaatagtttaaaaaaagagaaaaaaatgacccaacaatacatgacaaaagtaccctaacaaaatggcggctagcaactgtaaaatggtttaataAACCATGGCTTAGCACGTTGAGTATATTTCAAACTTCTAAACTAATCGGACTCGCTGTAACcttatatgaatttgtataGGTTTTATTAGATATCCATAGTGATAATCTTCAGTTTAAAGGCCATCTTCGGTTTCATTTATACTAAAGCTTGCAAATCATTTTTGCGAAATTGAGATATCATCACGGTATCTTATAAATTGGTACACTTTCTGTGAAACTGAATAAGAGATTAtcaaaagatgaagcaccggtggaaaaaaacgataatcttAAGAGCGGGGCGGATCCAAGGGACGGGTACAGGGGGTGCGCCTTATGCACCTCATTCTGCATCCATTCTCATCATTCCCGTAAAATACGAAGTTGCCCTGATATTTCATgggataatgaaaatatcgaactGATACTTAACAAGTTTAAAAATGCATGTCCTCTGTATTTCCAGAAATGAATTAACGCTTCCCGATGAGCTTTTTTCAGGATGCCCTTTTAATCATATATTTACGTTTTTAGGGTGCAACCCCGCCGTGAGTCAGACCCTAGATCCGGCCCTGAAGCGTATATCTTAGGAGGCTGTGAGTTAAGTAATTAGAAAGGTTATCTTCgatataaaatacataaaaacatCTTGTCATAACTCTCAGATCCCTTCGGTTTTGTCGTATAAGTATAAAACGTATGCATAGGCGGTGTAattattatgtatttttgtgaTGTAGGGTATCTCCGTTGTATCTCCGCCAGTCTCACACTGGTCTTATTTCCGTTTCGGTATCTGATACATCGGCAATTCTCATCATTCCATCAGAGATCTCTGTATAACCTCGcgcacaatcatagaatagcCCAGCAATTCCCTTCCCTCGGTATGAAACCGAACTCTTTTGAGCGCGTTCAGAAAAAGGATCGATTCATACACACAAAACTTATGTCTTTCATTGACTAAAAGCTTTACCGGTGCCGCTAAGATCTCATTGATTGGGGTCTGTGGCCTCCcattagttttattttcatgtccaGAATCGCGAACTcctgttctctctctctctttcagACCATGGTCAATTACATATCGTTTTTTACTATTAactcaatttgaaaatgtctttCATTGGCGCCCACTCTTAACACGCAATTATCAATTGTTTGATGATAAGTCGAGCcgaaacacaatatccgtgttagATGAAtaaacgagagaaatcccacagtAATTCAACCAAAGATGAAAAGTTCTTGAAAAAGTTCGTCTTACTTTAATCTGTATTCTACTCTCAACTTTTTAATCACTGTCAGTTCCATTATTTGATTCTTGTATAAATGTCCTGTAAATTTAGTCTGTGTTCAGTACGCCTGAAATatccccccggtaaaaatcccacaCGGAATATGTGTATTTCATATgatttttaccgggggatACTTATAGGGGGAAACTTAGGCTGAATTatgtattgtgggatttctctcgtatattgatgatgatatttcgAATCCTGCCCAGGATTTTGCCCAGTTTCACCTAAAGTGGTCCGCGTTACATATATATTcgtattctttttgaaaatcttcaTATACTCTTATCATAATCCGGCCGGCTTCTTAGTCCGACAAAAACTTGATGATCTTTTGACTCACAAGGACTATTTGCACACGACCCGCCTTTATGAGTGTAGACGATCTGCAGCGATAACTTCGTCGTTGTTTACTGATGCTATCGCGCGACGTTTAGACGATATTAGATCATCATTATCTTAAACAAACGCGAGATCGCCGTCGCTGGACACCTCACTGTGACTAAGGATAAGGATGTGGGTTATATCCTAGTCGAATCCAATAAACGAAAATgaagtaaattgatttatgttTGCTGCAGACTGTGGCTGGTTATTGTGCAAACGGTTTACGTTAGAAGAAAATACAGGTGCTCTGAGAGATGAGAAAATATTCTATACGCTATCAGAGCGAAtgtattgattgaaaattcgataGAGGACTTTAGTGAGAACTTGGATGTTGAATTCTTGCCGGTACTATGTTCATCATAATATAGCTACCCTATCgacaatatttctatttttcagtatgtaattttgtattaatttattttgttaatgTCTACTCTTGATTATGCGTCATAAGCACTGTAGTACACGCTTTGATAGAGAAGAATTAACtatattagataatgaaatatatcaacttttatttttcatatatgaTTTCAGGAAAAATCCGAGCCTTTGTAACGTGTCGTAAAGAATGCATTCACAGATGCGATTTTCAGGTTTACAGAATCGACAACAATTCCATATATTGTCACGATTGCTTACGAGAATGCATGTACGCATTTCTGGACCAGGCGCTGCACCTCGGAGTCGATTTTGGTTAGTTTGCTGCTTTTACATTTTGATAGCGAATATGGAGATTGGCCTTTTCGTCAAGGGAAAACTAAAATTGTTTAGGCGGCGGTCCATAGGGGCGGATTCAGGGCAGACTTTGATAGGAgcacaatgaaatgaaaagggCATATATAGTGAAAATGGGCAAGTATCCACGCAGCAAAAACAAGGGTCtggaaaattttgatatttcattgcattttcatacaatttctaGGCACTTACGGGACATTTAAGAAAACATGAGCTAAATCTTGCGCCGCGAACTGCTGTCTTATTAGTTGCGCGTGGAAAAagtcatctgaaaaatattgctATTGTATATGGGCACGGGAAAATTGCGACGGGTTCACGTGCTTCTCGGGCTCTGGATCTGTACCCGGGGCCCAAGTCCGAAATGGgttgattgaaaatataatcgTTGGAATGGGCTATAACATTGGAATgggaattcattttcacaggAGATAGACGTATTTGTATAAATGAAGCAGAGAGATCTTCAAAATCT
This Tubulanus polymorphus chromosome 7, tnTubPoly1.2, whole genome shotgun sequence DNA region includes the following protein-coding sequences:
- the LOC141908552 gene encoding galanin receptor 2a-like — protein: MNTSSETFTLLSPAPLGFLMVGIIGTLANSLVIVVFISVPSMLLKLTNIYILNQSLIDGTLSIILIGTSVREHMMFAPSDFDGKVLFCRLILSRVFLWSLLYSSSYNLVIMSLEKYVAICHPFKHERFFSRSRVFVTLVIAWMFGLIWGMQNAITTVYIDGRCMFNSVWLGHWKEAFAYMNLPVQLVVPVAVMGYVYIAIAKTISNSMKERQELTRMLAEHRLVITVLMLIILCRSGIISKAVPSKSMKSQGKIRAFVTCRKECIHRCDFQVYRIDNNSIYCHDCLRECMYAFLDQALHLGVDFDRSKPKKKAYKRYT